In Cytobacillus oceanisediminis, the following proteins share a genomic window:
- a CDS encoding phage tail tape measure protein: protein MASRNEAQIKVSVFNQEFNKGMKEMSSESAKLKREFQLQQEQMKHTASETEKLSATVEYLQKQQELAGRRVAETQRQYEAVKAQYGENSRAAQEMAARLDRARIEEQRFANQVIETNQSIEQQAEQVESTADRMSNFGGKMNEIGQTLSAGLTLPLTGIGTLALKTADDFDAVGDRLQTQLGLTAKKAEELEEVAANLWRNAFGENLQETTDAVATVYQQLGNLPVGELEAVAESAFMIAEAFGGDIKETTRAAGQLMQQFGVDSTKAMDLITVAFQRGGDYSDELLDSISEYSTQFANMGYTAEQMVGMFASGVESGIFSLDKLGDTVKESFLQITDGADNTRSSLSELGLDFKQIEGDLAAGGDQANAAFMAVMTAIAGVSDEADRNRLAIELMGTPLEDLGPQYQAFFATASEGMTDFEGAAQKASDSMKDNLGAELTSTLRELQEAVMPLGETLLEIIQTALPYIREFAITFANLSPTIHMVILALGGFLALIGPLLMMVGMFLQGIGSIVGPIGMLIKKVRESAAIMTFLRTALATLSGPIGIISALVIGLAIVIYKNWDTIKAKTIEIWTTTMEWLRNAWESIKSFSSETWTAIKESITNIWNSFVAFLTNTWTTIKDGMAAAWEAIKTGISVAWMAIVTTVQAILAPFVQGILDFFNNMKNGVSQIFEGLKLYFTSVWDFIKNLFLGSLLLLLDLVTGDFESMKVHATQIFQNLSQALLGIWNGLKLIFSGALEAIKGLVSTAWDHLKTNTLTIFNSVKGFLANTWQSIKTTVQTIIINLISAAISRFENLRASISEKMNAARAKVSEIWNAIKTNSTNLPETIKNTVRAKFEALKNAVQEKMNAVKTKIEEIWNKAKSFLTDIDLSQVGKDIIQGLINGIGSMIGAVREKVREVANSVKSKIEEILDINSPSRVTTVLGEFTGEGLGNGILKMKKFVQNAAEQLARWATPDLDLESAAIPKQDISYNLSSQIGEIKAIQDAFRSSLDFLNNQRENGDVYIDGRKAGKILRTHLISENERYEENIGILRG, encoded by the coding sequence TTGGCAAGTAGGAATGAAGCCCAAATTAAGGTCTCTGTCTTTAATCAGGAATTTAATAAGGGCATGAAGGAAATGAGCTCAGAATCTGCCAAGCTAAAACGGGAGTTTCAACTTCAGCAGGAGCAGATGAAACATACTGCATCAGAAACAGAGAAACTAAGTGCTACAGTTGAATATCTGCAGAAGCAGCAGGAATTGGCTGGACGCAGGGTGGCCGAAACACAGAGGCAATATGAAGCAGTTAAAGCCCAGTATGGGGAAAACTCCAGGGCAGCACAGGAAATGGCTGCAAGACTTGACAGGGCAAGAATTGAGGAACAACGTTTTGCCAATCAAGTTATAGAAACCAACCAGTCAATCGAACAACAAGCGGAGCAAGTTGAATCGACAGCAGACAGAATGTCAAATTTCGGCGGGAAAATGAATGAAATTGGACAAACTCTTTCGGCAGGACTAACACTTCCGTTAACAGGAATTGGCACCTTAGCGCTTAAAACCGCCGACGACTTTGATGCAGTTGGAGACAGATTGCAGACGCAGTTGGGACTCACAGCGAAAAAAGCGGAAGAGCTAGAGGAAGTGGCTGCAAACTTATGGAGAAATGCCTTTGGTGAAAACCTTCAGGAAACGACTGATGCTGTTGCAACCGTTTATCAGCAATTAGGGAATCTACCAGTTGGAGAATTGGAAGCTGTAGCTGAAAGTGCTTTTATGATAGCTGAAGCTTTCGGAGGAGACATCAAGGAAACGACAAGGGCTGCAGGACAACTAATGCAGCAGTTTGGTGTAGATTCCACTAAGGCCATGGACTTAATAACCGTTGCATTCCAACGGGGCGGGGATTACTCGGATGAGCTCCTTGACAGTATATCCGAGTATTCCACTCAGTTCGCCAATATGGGATATACAGCAGAGCAAATGGTAGGGATGTTCGCCAGTGGTGTGGAATCAGGGATTTTTAGCCTTGATAAATTGGGGGATACAGTCAAAGAAAGTTTTTTACAGATTACTGATGGAGCAGACAACACCCGGAGTTCTCTTTCTGAACTAGGTCTAGATTTTAAACAAATCGAAGGGGACTTGGCTGCTGGCGGTGATCAAGCCAATGCTGCGTTTATGGCGGTTATGACTGCCATCGCTGGTGTAAGTGATGAAGCAGATAGGAACCGATTAGCAATCGAATTGATGGGTACCCCTTTGGAAGATCTTGGACCTCAATATCAGGCGTTCTTTGCGACTGCCTCAGAGGGTATGACCGATTTTGAAGGAGCAGCCCAGAAGGCATCTGATTCCATGAAAGATAATCTTGGAGCAGAGCTGACATCTACCTTGCGAGAATTGCAAGAGGCTGTTATGCCTTTAGGGGAAACACTTCTTGAGATTATTCAAACAGCACTGCCCTATATTAGAGAGTTCGCAATCACTTTTGCAAATCTTTCACCAACTATCCATATGGTAATTCTTGCATTAGGAGGTTTCCTTGCTTTAATCGGCCCCTTATTAATGATGGTGGGTATGTTTCTGCAAGGTATTGGATCAATAGTAGGTCCTATAGGAATGTTAATAAAAAAGGTCAGGGAATCTGCGGCCATCATGACTTTCCTAAGAACTGCCCTTGCGACTTTATCCGGACCTATAGGCATAATATCTGCACTAGTAATAGGGTTAGCCATCGTTATTTATAAAAATTGGGACACCATTAAAGCTAAAACCATTGAGATCTGGACAACGACAATGGAATGGTTAAGGAACGCCTGGGAATCCATTAAGTCTTTTTCGTCAGAGACATGGACAGCCATCAAAGAGTCCATAACAAATATATGGAATAGCTTTGTAGCTTTTCTAACCAATACTTGGACAACGATTAAAGATGGGATGGCTGCTGCCTGGGAAGCGATAAAAACGGGGATTTCGGTAGCTTGGATGGCTATTGTTACAACCGTTCAAGCCATTCTTGCTCCTTTTGTTCAAGGAATTTTAGATTTCTTTAACAATATGAAAAATGGAGTCTCTCAGATTTTCGAAGGATTAAAGCTGTATTTTACTAGTGTTTGGGACTTCATCAAAAACTTATTCCTTGGATCTTTATTATTGCTTTTAGATCTGGTTACAGGTGACTTCGAAAGCATGAAGGTACATGCAACTCAGATCTTTCAAAATTTAAGCCAGGCGTTATTGGGTATATGGAATGGTTTGAAGCTGATTTTCAGCGGTGCTCTAGAGGCTATCAAAGGATTGGTTTCCACGGCATGGGATCATCTCAAGACAAATACTCTCACAATATTTAATTCCGTTAAAGGCTTTTTGGCTAATACTTGGCAGTCTATTAAGACAACTGTACAGACCATTATTATAAACCTTATATCTGCAGCAATCAGCAGATTTGAAAATTTAAGAGCATCTATTTCAGAAAAGATGAATGCAGCAAGGGCGAAAGTTTCTGAAATCTGGAATGCCATTAAAACCAATTCCACCAATTTGCCTGAGACAATTAAAAACACAGTGCGGGCAAAATTTGAAGCTTTGAAAAATGCTGTTCAGGAAAAAATGAATGCAGTCAAAACTAAAATCGAGGAAATATGGAATAAAGCAAAATCCTTCTTGACTGATATTGATTTGAGCCAGGTAGGAAAAGACATTATCCAAGGTTTGATCAATGGAATTGGATCTATGATTGGTGCTGTTAGGGAAAAAGTGAGAGAAGTAGCCAATTCTGTTAAAAGTAAGATTGAAGAGATATTGGATATTAATTCACCTTCCCGTGTTACAACGGTGCTAGGTGAATTTACGGGAGAGGGATTAGGTAACGGAATTCTGAAAATGAAGAAGTTCGTTCAAAATGCAGCAGAACAATTAGCAAGGTGGGCAACCCCGGATCTGGATCTTGAATCGGCAGCTATTCCTAAACAAGACATTAGCTATAACCTTTCTTCTCAAATTGGGGAAATCAAAGCCATTCAAGATGCATTTAGATCATCATTAGACTTCTTAAACAATCAAAGAGAAAACGGGGACGTTTATATCGATGGTCGGAAAGCAGGCAAAATTTTGAGAACTCATTTGATATCTGAAAATGAACGTTATGAAGAAAACATTGGCATTTTAAGGGGGTGA